In Mangifera indica cultivar Alphonso chromosome 1, CATAS_Mindica_2.1, whole genome shotgun sequence, a single genomic region encodes these proteins:
- the LOC123217288 gene encoding DEAD-box ATP-dependent RNA helicase 37-like — MRTSWADSVVGSESGNGVAGLSSGNGSSARPTKATYVPPHLRNKPPSSNSPASTPAPSPSLSSDRPAVSYAAPAGGSRWSGGSRPDFGRQTGYGASGVQSYGGSVGRSVGGSGWNNKIGGWDRREREVNPFGYDDNAEVVFVEQENTGINFDAYEDIPVETSGDNVPPPVNTFAEIDLGERLNANIRRCKYVKPTPVQRHAMPISLGGRDLMACAQTGSGKTAAFCFPIISGIMREQYVQRPRGARTVYPLALILSPTRELSCQIHEEARKFSYQTGVKVVVAYGGAPIKDQLRELERGVDILVATPGRLVDLLERARVSLQMIRYLALDEADRMLDMGFEPQIRKIVEQMDMPPPGVRQTMLFSATFPKEIQSLASDFLANYIFLAVGRVGSSTDLIVQRVEFVHESDKRSHLMDLLHAQRENGVHGKQALTLVFVETKKGADSLEYWLCMNGFPATSIHGDRSQQEREFALRSFKSGKTPILVATDVAARGLDIPHVAHVVNFDLPNDIDDYVHRIGRTGRAGKTGLATAFFNENSMSLARPLSELMEEANQEVPAWLTRYASRAAVSGGKNRRSGGRFGGRDFRKDSSFSRATPYYGGMNSTGGYGVPGSYGGGYDPGVTSAWD; from the exons ATGAGAACTTCATGGGCTGATTCTGTGGTCGGTTCTGAGAGTGGAAATGGAGTGGCTGGTTTATCTAGTGGCAATGGGAGCTCAGCTCGTCCCACAAAGGCCACTTACGTGCCACCACATCTCCGTAACAAGCCCCCCTCATCCAACTCCCCAGCCAGCACGCCAGCCCCATCTCCATCGCTGTCCAGTGATCGTCCAGCTGTAAGTTATGCAGCACCTGCTGGTGGGTCCCGCTGGAGTGGTGGTTCAAGGCCCGATTTTGGGCGTCAAACTGGCTATGGGGCCTCTGGTGTTCAAAGTTATGGTGGTTCTGTTGGTAGAAGTGTTGGTGGTAGTGGTTGGAATAATAAAATTGGAGGATGGGACCGGAGGGAGCGGGAAGTGAACCCGTTTGGTTATGATGATAATGCTGAAGTGGTCTTCGTTGAACAGGAAAATACAGGGATAAATTTTGATGCTTATGAGGATATTCCAGTGGAGACGAGTGGGGATAATGTGCCACCACCGGTTAATACATTTGCGGAGATAGATTTAGGAGAGAGGTTGAATGCTAATATTAGGAGGTGCAAGTATGTTAAACCAACTCCGGTTCAGCGTCATGCGATGCCTATATCTCTTGGAGGGAGAGATTTAATGGCTTGTGCTCAAACAGGTTCGGGGAAGACAGCTGCCTTTTGCTTTCCAATTATTAGTGGGATAATGCGAGAGCAGTATGTACAGAGACCCCGTGGGGCACGAACTGTTTACCCTCTTGCTCTTATTCTTTCCCCAACGAGGGAGCTTTCGTGTCAG ATACATGAGGAAGCCAGAAAGTTTTCTTATCAAACTGGTGTTAAGGTGGTGGTTGCTTATGGAGGAGCACCAATCAAAGACCAG TTGCGAGAGCTTGAGAGAGGGGTTGATATTCTAGTGGCTACTCCAGGGCGATTGGTTGATCTGCTTGAGAGGGCTAGAGTGTCACTGCAAATGATTCGATACTTGGCTCTTGATGAGGCAGATCGGATGCTAGATATGGGTTTTGAGCCTCAAATCAGAAAAATAGTGGAACAAATGGATATGCCTCCTCCAGGTGTGAGACAGACTATGCTTTTCAGTGCTACCTTTCCAAAAGAGATACAG AGTCTGGCATCTGATTTTCTTGCAAATTACATCTTTCTGGCTGTTGGAAGGGTCGGGTCAAGTACTGATCTTATTGTTCAAAGGGTTGAGTTTGTTCATGAGTCTGACAAGAGAAGCCATCTGATGGACCTTTTGCATGCACAAAGGGAAAATGGGGTTCATGGCAAG CAAGCTCTGACATTAGTTTTTGTGGAGACAAAGAAAGGAGCTGATTCATTGGAATATTGGTTGTGTATGAATGGGTTTCCTGCAACTTCCATTCACGGTGATAGATCACAGCAG gaaAGAGAATTTGCATTAAGATCATTCAAAAGTGGAAAGACACCAATATTGGTAGCAACAGATGTGGCAGCACGTGGTCTTGATATACCGCATGTAGCTCATGTAGTCAACTTTGACCTCCCCAATGACATTGATGATTATGTTCATCGGATAGGAAGGACAGGGCGGGCAGGCAAAACAGGACTAGCCACAGCCTTCTTTAATGAGAACAGTATGTCATTGGCAAGGCCACTATCTGAACTAATGGAAGAAGCTAACCAGGAAGTACCCGCTTGGCTTACTCGTTATGCATCACGAGCTGCTGTTAGTGGTGGTAAGAATCGACGGTCTGGTGGACGTTTTGGTGGTCGTGACTTTAGAAAAGATAGCTCTTTTAGTAGGGCTACTCCATACTATGGTGGAATGAATAGTACTGGTGGATATGGGGTTCCTGGCAGTTATGGTGGGGGATATGATCCTGGTGTGACCAGTGCGTGGGATTAG
- the LOC123217297 gene encoding protein WHAT'S THIS FACTOR 9, mitochondrial translates to MIFKAENSIFSFAKRFSSQTLLKPPSKWLYQSRFITKVRLKWVKNRGLDRIIDVDTDLKAACLLKDAIKRSSTGFLTANSVSEWQKLLGLTVPVVRFLRRYPTLFEEFPHSRYANLPCFRLTDTAQLLDSQEQNIHQTYEKDTMERLCRMLMMMKSRTMPLQSLYSLKWDLGLPDNFEKILIPNYPDDFRFVKTSNGLAGLRLAQWHEEFAISAMQKRSESYENGNDYRQFKRGQTTLAFPMNFPRGYGAQKKVRAWMEEFQKLPYISPYEGCRQIDPNSDLMEKRAVGVLHEILSMAIHKKTKRNYLRSLREELNLPQKFTRLFTRYPGIFYLSLKCKTTTVTLKEGYQRGKVVDPHPLVHIRKKFYHVMKTGLLYRCKGVNMLPQEDVSLDDNVESETEQEETEEEKIRSGDECYEETSEVEDDSD, encoded by the exons ATGATTTTCAAAGCCGAAAACTCAATCTTCTCATTTGCAAAACGGTTTTCATCCCAAACCCTGCTTAAACCCCCCTCTAAATGGCTCTACCAAAGCCGATTCATAACCAAAGTTCGTCTGAAATGGGTCAAGAACCGTGGCTTAGACCGCATTATAGATGTCGATACCGATTTAAAGGCTGCTTGTCTCTTAAAAGACGCGATTAAGCGTTCTTCTACTGGGTTTCTCACGGCGAATTCAGTTTCTGAATGGCAAAAGCTTCTCGGTCTCACTGTTCCCGTAGTTCGCTTTTTGCGCAG GTATCCAACTTTGTTTGAGGAATTCCCACATAGCCGTTATGCAAATTTGCCTTGTTTTCGACTGACAGATACTGCACAATTGTTGGACTCACAGGAGCAAAATATACACCAAACTTATGAGAAAGATACTATGGAGAGGCTTTGTAGAAtgctgatgatgatgaagagtAGGACAATGCCACTCCAATcattatattctttaaaatgGGATCTCGGTTTGCCagataattttgagaaaatattgattCCAAATTACCCAGATGATTTTCGATTTGTTAAGACCTCAAATGGGCTTGCTGGTTTGCGACTTGCACAATGGCATGAAGAGTTTGCAATTTCTGCAATGCAGAAACGTAGTGAAAGTTATGAGAATGGTAACGATTATAGGCAATTCAAAAGAGGGCAAACAACATTGGCATTCCCAATGAATTTCCCAAGGGGATATGGAGCTCAGAAAAAGGTGAGAGCATGGATGGAGGAGTTTCAGAAGCTGCCATATATTTCACCTTATGAGGGTTGCAGGCAGATTGACCCAAATAGCGATCTTATGGAGAAACGAGCTGTTGGAGTTTTGCATGAGATATTGAGCATGGCTATTCACAAGAAGACTAAAAGGAACTATTTGAGAAGCCTGAGAGAGGAACTGAATCTTCCACAAAAGTTTACACGATTATTTACCAGGTATCCAGGGATCTTCTACCTCTCTCTGAAATGTAAGACAACCACTGTGACTCTCAAGGAAGGCTACCAACGAGGAAAGGTAGTGGACCCACATCCCCTTGTTCATATTAGAAAGAAATTTTATCATGTAATGAAAACAGGACTTCTATACCGATGCAAAGGTGTGAATATGTTACCTCAAGAAGATGTTTCGCTTGATGATAATGTGGAGAGTGAAACAGAACAAGAAGAGACTGAGGAGGAAAAGATCAGATCAGGTGATGAATGCTACGAGGAAACTTCAGAAGTAGAGGATGACTCTGATTAA
- the LOC123218223 gene encoding carbon catabolite repressor protein 4 homolog 1-like — MLSVLRVHLPSDIPIVGCELTPYVLLRRPDKSVTTDDVSESAPIDGHFLRYKWYRIQSDRKVTVCSVHPSEQATLQCLGCVKAKIPVAKSYHCSPKCFSDAWQHHRVLHDRAASAVNENGNEEEELFGRFNSTGSGVINAGLSGSASSTNLTNGSATLYPATVTQRSGETWFEVGRSKTYTPTADDIGHVLKFECVVVDAETKSVVGPGSTLLTSRVIPAPSPSPRRLIPVNGADTMGHLDSDVRISSSGTFTVLSYNILSDVYATSESYSYCPSWALSWPYRRQNLLREIVGYRADIVCLQEVQNDHFEEFFAPELDKHGYQALYKRKTNEVSNANIHTIDGCATFFRRDRFSHVKKYEVEFNKAAQSLTEAILPSAQKKNALNRLVKDNVALIVVLEARFNNQGADNPGKRQLLCVANTHVNIHQDLKDVKIWQVHTLLKGLEKIAASADIPMLVCGDFDSAPGSAPHALLAMGKVDPLHPDLAIDPLTILRPQTKLNHQLPLVSAYSSFARMGVGLGMEQQRRRMDSSTNEPLFTHCTRDFIGTLDYIFYTADSLTVESLLELLDEDSLRKDTALPSPEWSSDHIALLAEFRCKPRPRR, encoded by the exons ATGCTGAGCGTGCTACGTGTGCACCTACCTTCGGATATTCCAATTGTTGGCTGTGAACTTACGCCGTACGTGCTTTTGCGGCGCCCCGACAAGTCCGTCACCACCGATGACGTGTCGGAATCTGCCCCTATTGACGGTCATTTCCTGAGATACAAGTG GTACCGTATACAGAGTGATAGAAAAGTTACTGTGTGCAGTGTACATCCATCTGAGCAGGCCACGCTGCAGTGCCTAGGTTGTGTTAAGGCTAAAATACCTGTTGCCAAGAGTTACCATTGCTCTCCTAAGTGCTTCTCTGATGCATGGCAACACCATCGTGTTCTGCATGACCGTGCTGCAAGTGCTGtaaatgaaaatggaaatgaagaagaagagttaTTTGGGCGCTTCAATAGCACAGGCTCTGGAGTTATCAATGCTGGCTTATCTGGTTCTGCATCAAGTACTAATTTGACCAATGGTTCAGCAACTTTATATCCTGCAACAGTTACACAGAGGAGTGGTGAAACTTGGTTTGAAGTTGGACGATCTAAGACATACACTCCAACAGCTGATGATATTGGCCATGTTCTCAAGTTTGAGTGTGTTGTGGTAGATGCCGAGACTAAATCAGTTGTGGGACCTGGCAGCACTCTATTGACTTCGCGTGTTATTCCTGCCCCCTCTCCTAGTCCTCGTCGCTTGATCCCAGTCAATGGAGCAGACACGATGGGGCATCTAGATTCAGATGTCCGTATTTCATCTTCTGGGACGTTTACTGTACTCTCATACAACATTTTGTCTGATGTGTATGCCACTAGTGAATCATATAGTTATTGCCCCTCCTGGGCTCTTTCCTGGCCTTATCGCAGACAGAATTTGTTGCGTGAAATCGTTGGCTATCGTGCTGATATTGTTTGTCTTCAGGAG gtTCAAAATGATCACTTCGAGGAATTTTTTGCCCCTGAACTGGATAAGCATGGATATCAAGCTCTTTATAAGAGAAAAACAAATGAG GTTTCCAATGCAAATATCCATACAATTGATGGTTGTGCGACTTTTTTTCGTAGAGATAGATTTTCACATGTCAAAAAATATGAG GTTGAATTTAATAAGGCCGCTCAGTCTTTGACTGAAGCTATACTTCCAAGTGCTCAGAAGAAGAATGCTTTGAATCGATTGGTTAAA GACAACGTTGCATTAATAGTGGTTTTGGAAGCAAGATTCAATAACCAAGGAGCTGATAATCCTGGGAAACGACAACTTCTCTGTGTG GCTAATACACATGTAAACATCCACCAAGATCTAAAGGATGTCAAGATCTGGCAG GTTCATACTCTTTTAAAAGGATTGGAGAAAATAGCTGCTAGTGCCGACATCCCAATGTTGGTGTGTGGAGATTTTGATTCTGCTCCTGGAAG TGCTCCCCATGCACTTCTGGCTATGGGAAAGGTTGATCCACTGCATCCAGACCTAGCAATAGATCCTCTTACTATCTTGCGTCCTCAGACAAAGCTGAATCATCAATTGCCATTG GTCAGTGCTTATTCATCCTTTGCAAGGATGGGTGTTGGTCTTGGTATGGAACAGCAGAGGAGGAGAATGGACTCTTCAACCAACGAACCCTTATTTACGCATTGCACAAGAGATTTTATTGGCACGCTAGATTACATATTTTACACTG CGGACTCTTTGACAGTCGAGTCCTTGTTGGAGCTCTTGGATGAGGATAGCTTGAGAAAAGACACAGCGCTTCCTTCTCCAGAGTGGTCGTCGGATCATATAGCACTCTTAGCCGAATTCCGCTGCAAGCCTAGACCTAGACGTTGA
- the LOC123194997 gene encoding 60S ribosomal protein L21-1-like produces MPAGHGLRSRTRDLFARGFRKKGYIPLSTYLKTYKIGDYVDVKVNGAIQKGMPHKFYHGRTGRVWNVTKRAIGVEVNKQVGNRIIRKRIHVRVEHVQPSRCTEEFKLRKKKNDELKAEAKAKGVVISTKRQPEGPKPGFMVECATLETVTPIPYDVVNDLKGGY; encoded by the exons ATGCCGGCTGGTCATGGTTTGAGATCGAGAACAAGGGATCTCTTTGCCCGGGGATTCAGAAAGAAGGGTTACATCCCATTATCCACCTATCTTAAAACATACAAGATCGGCGATTACGTTGACGTCAAAGTTAATGGTGCCATTCAAAAGGGTATGCCTCACAAATTCTACCACGGCCGCACTGGCCGCGTTTGGAACGTCACCAAACGCGCCATCGGTGTCGAGGTCAACAAGCAG GTGGGTAACAGGATAATAAGGAAGAGGATCCATGTCAGAGTGGAGCATGTGCAGCCTTCAAGGTGTACTGAGGAATTCAagctgaggaagaagaagaatgatgaaCTCAAGGCTGAAGCGAAGGCAAAAGGTGTGGTCATCAGTACAAAGAGGCAACCAGAGGGCCCAAAACCAGGTTTCATGGTGGAATGTGCAACACTGGAAACTGTTACACCAATTCCTTACGATGTTGTCAACGATCTCAAGGGCGGTTACTAg
- the LOC123223627 gene encoding dirigent protein 21-like: protein MVNIVNACFSDCIMSVNTLHKQTKVDDGWENVVLELKEWENANEVFPRHDAEMTYPCLLVIDLVVKMVKASEEILLLESKPFISLLQKLLTMAKTFIIFFIILIISTFAIAGQFSEVLAPEKLGLKREKLTHLHFYFHDIVSGTNPSAVRVAQAASTNASQTAFGAVNVMDDALTEAPELNSKVVGRAQGIYASASQSEVGLLMVLNFAFTEGEFNGSALSVLGRNTVFSKVREFPIIGGSGVFRFACGYAQAKTHTLNNTGDAVVEYNVYVFH, encoded by the exons ATGGTAAACATAGTCAATGCATGTTTTAGTGATTGCATCATGTCAGTCAACACACttcacaaacaaacaaaagttgatgatgggtgggaaaatgttgttttagaACTTAAAGAGTGGGAAAATGCTAATGag GTCTTCCCACGACATGATGCTGAAATGACCTACCCGTGTTTATTGGTTATTGATCTTGTGGTCAAAATGGTTAAGGCCTCTGAGGAGATACTCCTTCTA GAAAGCAAACCATTCATTTCCCTTCTTCAGAAGCTTTTGACAATGGCGAAAACCttcataattttcttcataATTCTCATAATTTCAACCTTCGCCATCGCCGGTCAATTTTCCGAAGTCTTGGCTccggaaaaacttggattaaaaCGAGAAAAATTAACTCATCTTCATTTTTACTTCCATGATATTGTCAGTGGCACTAATCCTAGTGCCGTCAGAGTGGCTCAGGCGGCCTCAACCAACGCCTCGCAAACGGCATTTGGGGCCGTGAACGTGATGGACGACGCATTGACGGAGGCGCCGGAGCTCAACTCCAAGGTTGTGGGAAGGGCTCAAGGGATTTATGCATCAGCCTCACAAAGTGAAGTTGGTTTATTAATGGTGTTGAATTTTGCTTTCACTGAAGGGGAATTTAACGGTAGCGCTCTAAGTGTTTTGGGCCGCAACACGGTGTTTTCGAAGGTGAGGGAGTTTCCGATCATCGGCGGCAGCGGGGTTTTCCGGTTTGCCTGTGGCTATGCTCAGGCTAAGACTCATACACTGAATAATACCGGAGATGCTGTTGTGGAATATAATGtttatgtttttcattaa
- the LOC123192134 gene encoding dirigent protein 22-like yields the protein MAATVTTTPIFAKLIPILLMIFLSSSLTSAKSDNFSKILSPKSLGLKKQKLSHLHFYFHDIVSGKNPTAVRVAEGAMTNKSATLFGVVAMIDDPLTMQPEPSSTPVGRAQGIYSSASQSETALLMVMNFAFTHGKYNGSTLSVLGRNAVFNAVRELPIVGGTGLFRFASGYAEARTHAFDFKTGDAVVEYNVHVFHY from the coding sequence ATGGCCGCCACCGTCACCACCACCCCCATCTTCGCAAAACTCATCCCAATTCTCCTCATGATCTTTCTCTCCTCATCCCTAACCTCCGCAAAATCAGACAATTTCTCCAAAATCCTCTCTCCGAAATCCCTCGGCCTCAAAAAGCAAAAGCTTAGCCACCTCCACTTCTACTTCCACGACATTGTCAGCGGCAAAAACCCCACCGCCGTGCGCGTCGCCGAGGGCGCTATGACCAACAAATCCGCCACCCTCTTCGGTGTCGTGGCCATGATAGACGACCCTCTGACGATGCAGCCGGAACCCAGCTCCACGCCTGTTGGGAGAGCTCAGGGAATTTACTCTTCGGCTTCACAAAGCGAGACCGCGCTGTTGATGGTCATGAATTTTGCCTTCACTCACGGCAAGTATAATGGAAGTACTCTCAGTGTGTTGGGCCGCAACGCCGTGTTTAACGCCGTGAGGGAGCTGCCTATCGTCGGAGGGACGGGGCTTTTCCGGTTCGCTTCCGGCTATGCTGAGGCGAGGACTCATGCTTTTGACTTTAAGACTGGGGATGCTGTGGTGGAGTATAATGTTCACGTCTTTCATTATTGA